Proteins encoded by one window of Candidatus Woesearchaeota archaeon:
- a CDS encoding DNA-binding protein, translating into MRYKKFDQNYVVVLEKGEKVIASLREFAAREKIMAGSFTGIGGVTNVALSYFSSTKRAYDTKVFGPAMYELVNVTGNFSLASGEPMIHAHATIADKDHKTYGGHLTEAEVAITVEIMVTILPSPVTRTINPEFNLKLLNLQE; encoded by the coding sequence ATGCGCTACAAAAAGTTCGATCAGAATTATGTCGTTGTTCTCGAAAAAGGAGAAAAAGTCATCGCATCATTACGCGAGTTTGCTGCGCGCGAAAAGATTATGGCTGGTAGTTTTACGGGCATTGGTGGTGTAACGAATGTTGCTCTCAGCTACTTCTCATCGACAAAGCGAGCGTATGACACCAAGGTGTTTGGTCCTGCCATGTATGAATTAGTGAATGTAACGGGTAACTTCAGTCTTGCTAGTGGGGAGCCCATGATTCATGCCCATGCCACTATTGCCGATAAAGACCACAAAACCTACGGTGGCCATCTCACCGAAGCAGAAGTAGCCATTACTGTGGAAATCATGGTTACCATATTACCCAGCCCCGTTACGAGAACAATAAACCCTGAGTTTAATCTCAAGCTTCTTAACCTTCAAGAATAA
- a CDS encoding mechanosensitive ion channel family protein produces the protein MAYVDVLEYSLLGNTVREYILSLLILLGSFIVGKMFYSLSKNQIRKITAKTKTKFDDIFLEVVEKPLVALMVIFGFYFAMHVLVVNDLVWKVFWGIFVAAVTLDVAYFVLKFLDAMILEYIVPITERTESKLDDQLIPILRKTTKVIVIIMTVLVMLANFGYNITSILAGLGIGGLAFALAAQDTLGNMFGSFSIFADKPFHVKDHIIVAGYDGTVEEVGMRSTRIKTLEGTEVTIPNKLVANAGIENISRRAGRKIKTMIGLTYDTPAAKVEEAIATIQDVLKNTKGIKEESFVFLDDFGTHSLQIQFIYWIIYDVDFGKAMAVKNQVNLMVKQRMESAGITLTSPTQALPVKPSVPTLSAATPAEALPQKLKKN, from the coding sequence ATGGCTTACGTTGATGTTTTAGAGTATTCTTTGCTCGGGAATACCGTGAGAGAGTATATTTTGTCTCTGTTGATACTTTTAGGATCGTTTATTGTGGGAAAAATGTTCTATTCTCTTTCGAAGAACCAGATACGAAAGATAACCGCAAAAACAAAAACAAAATTTGACGATATCTTTCTTGAAGTGGTCGAAAAACCGCTTGTAGCCCTGATGGTTATCTTTGGATTCTATTTTGCCATGCACGTGCTTGTGGTTAACGATTTAGTTTGGAAGGTGTTCTGGGGAATTTTTGTTGCTGCCGTAACTCTCGACGTTGCCTATTTTGTTCTGAAATTCCTTGATGCCATGATCCTCGAGTATATTGTGCCCATCACTGAAAGGACAGAGTCAAAACTTGACGATCAGCTCATTCCAATCTTGCGGAAGACAACGAAAGTGATTGTTATCATTATGACTGTCTTGGTTATGCTGGCTAACTTTGGCTATAATATTACCTCTATCCTTGCAGGTCTCGGTATTGGTGGACTGGCATTTGCCTTAGCAGCCCAGGATACCTTGGGCAATATGTTTGGATCATTCTCTATTTTTGCGGACAAGCCATTTCACGTCAAGGACCATATCATTGTTGCGGGTTATGATGGGACAGTAGAAGAAGTGGGCATGCGAAGCACCCGAATTAAGACTCTTGAAGGAACAGAGGTTACTATTCCTAATAAGCTCGTTGCAAATGCAGGCATTGAAAACATCTCACGCAGAGCAGGAAGAAAAATCAAGACCATGATTGGGTTGACCTATGATACCCCTGCCGCGAAAGTAGAGGAAGCAATTGCCACCATTCAAGATGTTTTGAAAAACACCAAAGGGATTAAAGAGGAATCTTTCGTATTCCTCGATGACTTTGGAACACATTCTCTCCAGATTCAGTTTATCTATTGGATAATCTATGATGTAGATTTCGGAAAAGCTATGGCAGTTAAGAACCAAGTCAATCTTATGGTCAAGCAACGAATGGAGTCAGCAGGCATTACCTTAACATCCCCAACCCAAGCCCTTCCTGTAAAGCCCTCTGTTCCGACCCTTTCTGCAGCTACTCCGGCTGAGGCACTTCCTCAAAAGTTAAAGAAAAATTAA
- a CDS encoding tetratricopeptide repeat protein — protein MAAKFPERLEHLVVLGYDVGEHAGQRPLGILRSRDLRNHVNGLSSDPRTLGKAVLALVDDYARFCAQNPDEVNPRQSFNEGLRRITKGGIRYSGDMSVIFSTERSSLDFFDLVSQRGYHLDYEGSGFVLPPMFEVSESVLTSGITVPGNGEYREKTKIMDGREVCFREFGDRMYVETTAETSYHGDGFSLHRIHSPYFQPTTPRIDTKVRGELQGIYFSLANSLMSGATPWGVIPSLETQLSRLDQAAIANPELRAEIHRVLGNCYAWCNNAETARSHYEQALSLDPEGKRLYLGKRYLSLGDPQKAASLFGAAMIHDDLWTGIRALPHYLHACYQTMTGNLQQS, from the coding sequence ATGGCAGCAAAATTCCCAGAGCGACTGGAACATTTAGTAGTACTTGGCTATGATGTCGGCGAACATGCAGGACAACGGCCCCTAGGGATTCTTCGTAGCCGTGACTTACGAAATCATGTAAACGGACTTTCTTCGGATCCTCGTACCTTAGGAAAGGCAGTTCTTGCATTGGTTGATGATTATGCTCGGTTTTGTGCTCAAAATCCTGATGAGGTCAATCCTCGACAATCGTTTAATGAAGGTTTGCGGAGGATAACGAAAGGAGGGATTAGATACTCAGGCGACATGTCTGTGATTTTCTCTACAGAAAGGTCATCTCTTGATTTTTTCGACCTTGTTTCCCAGAGAGGTTACCATCTTGATTATGAGGGATCGGGGTTTGTTCTTCCACCCATGTTTGAGGTAAGCGAGTCTGTTCTTACCTCGGGCATCACTGTGCCAGGGAATGGCGAATATAGAGAAAAAACAAAGATAATGGATGGAAGAGAGGTTTGTTTCCGTGAATTTGGTGATCGTATGTATGTTGAGACTACAGCCGAGACAAGCTATCATGGAGATGGGTTTAGTCTTCATCGTATCCATTCTCCGTATTTCCAACCAACAACACCACGTATTGATACAAAGGTGCGAGGAGAACTTCAAGGAATTTATTTTTCGCTCGCAAATAGTCTCATGAGTGGAGCAACACCATGGGGTGTTATCCCCTCTTTGGAAACACAGCTCTCTCGTTTGGACCAAGCAGCTATTGCAAATCCAGAGCTTCGCGCAGAAATCCATCGTGTACTGGGTAATTGTTATGCATGGTGTAACAATGCTGAGACTGCCCGATCACATTATGAACAGGCTTTATCACTTGATCCTGAGGGGAAGCGTCTATACCTAGGAAAGCGTTATCTCTCATTAGGCGATCCACAGAAAGCAGCCTCGCTCTTTGGAGCAGCTATGATCCATGATGATCTCTGGACAGGAATTCGAGCGCTTCCTCATTACCTTCACGCCTGTTACCAGACCATGACCGGCAATCTGCAACAGAGCTAG
- a CDS encoding SMC-Scp complex subunit ScpB has translation MKDYTMKDYTREVEAILFAAGRPLSLQEISRLCNVRTLEPMKKALLALQQEYEKKGSALMVVEEAKETGDTENKQSSWKVTIREQFMPLVQQIVPQTELNRPVMETLAVIAWKQPVLQSLIIKVRSSSAYDHIKELEDLGFLTRQRKGRSMLLKLTPKFFSYFDLKGSQDARALFKDINASANIQKKVEEFSKSDQDQEPEPSPTDVPPDDNKPVEPPVKDAP, from the coding sequence ATGAAGGATTACACCATGAAAGATTACACCCGAGAAGTTGAAGCCATCCTTTTTGCTGCAGGCAGGCCTTTAAGCCTTCAGGAGATTTCCCGTCTTTGTAATGTACGAACACTTGAGCCAATGAAGAAAGCGCTCCTTGCTCTTCAGCAAGAATATGAGAAAAAAGGTAGTGCATTGATGGTTGTTGAAGAGGCTAAGGAAACAGGAGATACAGAAAATAAGCAGAGTTCATGGAAAGTAACGATTCGTGAACAGTTTATGCCGTTAGTGCAGCAGATTGTTCCTCAAACCGAGCTAAACCGGCCAGTCATGGAAACATTGGCGGTTATTGCCTGGAAACAGCCAGTCTTACAGTCACTGATTATCAAAGTAAGATCAAGTAGTGCTTACGACCATATCAAGGAACTTGAGGACTTGGGCTTTCTTACAAGACAGAGGAAAGGAAGATCCATGCTTTTGAAATTAACGCCAAAGTTCTTTAGCTATTTTGATCTCAAAGGCTCACAGGATGCACGGGCCTTGTTTAAGGATATAAACGCCTCGGCAAACATCCAAAAGAAAGTTGAGGAGTTTAGCAAATCTGATCAAGACCAAGAGCCAGAACCCTCTCCGACTGACGTTCCTCCAGACGACAACAAGCCAGTAGAACCTCCGGTGAAAGATGCCCCGTAA